Proteins encoded together in one Theileria parva strain Muguga chromosome 3 map unlocalized ctg_530, whole genome shotgun sequence window:
- the sdh1 gene encoding FAD binding domain protein — translation MFRINKILNFTPKYFSTTTKFGFKVVTHDYDAIVVGAGGAGLRSALELSILGHKTACISKLFPTRSHTVAAQGGINAALGNMTEDDWRWHFYDTVKGSDWLGDQDSIYHMCKSAPEAVIELENFGVPFSRTEDGKIYQRAFGGQSLNFGKGGQAYRCAAVADRTGHSLLHTMYSTCLKYNCSFFIEYFLLDLIKHPTENRVIGGIFLRMSNMELHVFRSNHVVIATGGFGRCYFSCTSAHMCTGDGNAAVSRLGLPNQDMEFVQFHPTGIYPAGCLITEGCRGEGGILRNSEGEAFMARYAPVAKDLASRDVVSRSMTIEINEGRGCGPNKDHLYLDLTHLSEDVFREKLPGITETSKIFAGVDASKEYIPVLPTVHYNMGGVPTNYKTEVVTTSPTGSGSSGVTAGNFLGDKVKGGKKKKMTVPKPTNSGDTVVYGLYSAGESACASVHGANRLGANSLLDIIVFGKMSGTTINHKIQSDNSNKSNLPDPTLYKDAIEKASNKLHNLLSNTTNSHSVSSANVVKPSELRLEMQKSMQKYVSVFRNGDSLTEGRERIKELANQFQYVRISDSSKVFNTDLLEALELENLLQLSLQTVTGAEARKESRGAHSREDFPKRDDENYRKHTLTFLHNPSQQYDGSCGGYDVVVDYRNVIDETLGKDMETIPPFERTY, via the exons atGTTCcgaattaataaaattttaaattttacaccaaaatatttttcaaccACTACTAAATTCG GATTTAAGGTGGTAACCCATGATTATGATGCGATCGTTGTGGGAGCTGGTGGCGCTGGTTTGAGATCAGCACTTGAGTTGTCGATTTTAGGACATAAAACAGCTTGTATTTCAAAGTTATTTCCAACCCGTTCACATACAGTTGCGGCTCAGGGTGGTATCAATGCCGCCCTGGGTAACATGACTGAAGATGACTGGCGTTGGCACTTTTATGATACAGTCAAGGGTTCAGACTGGCTGGGTGATCAGGACAGCATTTACCacatgtgtaaaagtgCACCTGAGGCTGTGATTGAACTTGAGAACTTTGGTGTCCCATTTTCTAGAACTGAAGATGGAAAAATATATCAGAGAGCGTTTGGAGGCCAGAGTCTTAATTTTGGCAAAGGTGGTCAGGCCTACAGATGTGCAGCTGTGGCTGATAGAACTGGACACTCACTACTCCACACAATGTACTCCACCTGCCTCAAATACAATTGCTCATTCTTCATCGAATATTTCCTACTCGATCTCATCAAACATCCCACTGAAAATC GGGTGATTGGCGGTATATTTCTGAGAATGAGTAATATGGAATTACATGTGTTTAGGAGTAATCATGTGGTAATTGCTACTGGAGGATTTGGTAGATGTTACTTCAGTTGTACATCAGCTCACATGTGTACGGGTGATGGTAACGCAGCTGTGAGTAGACTCGGGTTACCAAACCAGGACATGGAATTTGTCCAATTCCATCCTACGGGAATATACCCCGCAGGATGTTTAATTACTGAAGGCTGTAGAGGCGAGGGTGGGATTTTACGTAACTCTGAAGGTGAGGCTTTCATGGCAAGATACGCCCCAGTAGCCAAAGACTTGGCCTCGAGGGATGTCGTTAGCAGATCCATGACCATAGAAATAAATGAAGGACGTGGTTGCGGGCCAAATAAAGATCATCTCTACTTagatttaacacatttaagtGAGGATGTTTTTAGAGAAAAGTTGCCAGGGATTACAGAGACCAGCAAGATCTTTGcag GAGTTGATGCTTCCAAAGAGTATATCCCAGTACTTCCAACTGTTCACTATAATATGGGCGGAGTGCCCACCAACTATAAAACTGAAGTTGTCACCACCAGTCCCACGGGTAGTGGGTCAAGTGGTGTTACTGCTGGTAACTTCTTAGGTGACAAAGTTAAGGGTGGtaagaagaagaaaatGACAGTACCGAAACCCACCAACTCTGGGGATACCGTGGTCTATGGGTTGTATAGTGCTGGTGAGAGCGCATGTGCAAGTGTACATGGTGCTAATAGATTAGGTGCGAATTCATTATTGGACATTATCGTCTTTGGGAAAATGTCCGGAACCACAATTAATCACAAGATTCAGTCtgataatagtaataaatcaaatttgCCTGATCCTACACTCTATAAAGATGCCATTGAAAAAGCTTCCAACAAACTACACAATCTTCTGTCTAACACAACTAACTCTCACTCAGTAAGCTCAGCCAATGTGGTGAAGCCTAGTGAGCTACGTCTGGAGATGCAGAAGAGTATGCAAAAGTATGTAAGTGTATTTAGGAATGGTGACTCATTGACTGAGGGCCGAGAGAGAATAAAAGAGTTGGCTAATCAATTCCAATATGTGAGAATAAGTGACTCGAGTAAAGTGTTTAATACAGATTTACTTGAGGCGCTTGAGCTTGAGAATTTGTTACAGTTGAGCTTACAAACCGTCACTGGTGCTGAAGCCAGGAAAGAATCCAGAGGTGCACACTCACGCGAAGACTTCCCCAAACGTGATGATGAGAATTATAGGAAACATACTCTCACTTTTCTGCACAATCCTTCACAAC
- the RCL1 gene encoding RNA 3'-terminal phosphate cyclase family protein codes for MEKRGENSIKGSEEESEESMESSEATEDSESIARDYLRLSIVFSFLTNKPLNIPLEEPVRSYEVSLLKLITKVTDGTRTEVDRNSISLTPGRLTGGEFSFQCDSSMPLTYFLEPLVLLFPLSSQPTTVTLTHSTANTIDNDTSDTVNTGLSGCYSSLECFSSVCTIILQMIGSEVIFKYKEPYEMYFRCGPVKKIEPIILWKSPKIKRIRGTVVVRNLQPSLGKNAIIGAKRILDQVCDNTWIALNTPPGKFKPTLLISLIAEGTKNCIFTSNTLSHPLDINDKVESGDTTDSVDTNESVKRKSMSGSLLKILNLAKNNTNKTTNSHPTDPGNPSGNGTAAPVVTTKTVEVVEKDAEGRHCGIIGECERLGEQCAFRLCSEIALDSVIDTTHQHLLLYFMALSGDYQVSQIRLSKLNRYSVQLLRFVRRYLGIIFKFEEVETESGTNILLVKCVGSNYHNINLKSF; via the exons ATGGAAAAACGAGGGGAGAATTCAATCAAAGGTTCTGAAGAGGAATCAGAAGAGTCCATGGAATCTTCAGAGGCTACTGAAGATTCGGAAAGTATTGCTAGAGATTATCTGAGACTGTCAATTGTCTTCAGTTTCCTCACCAATAAACCTCTTAACATACCCCTA gAGGAGCCTGTGAGATCATACGAAGTGTCACTGCTGAAGTTGATAACTAAGGTGACTGATGGTACGAGGACTGAAGTGGATCGTAATTCCATAAGTTTAACTCCTGGTAGACTCACCGGCGGTGAATTCAGCTTTCAATGTGATTCTTCAATGCCATTGACTTATTTCCTAGAACCTTTAGTATTACTATTTCCTCTCTCATCCCAGCCCACTACTGTTACTCTCACCCATAGTACCGCAAATACTATTGACAATGATACCAGTGATACTGTGAACACTGGCTTATCTGGGTGTTACAGTAGTTTGGAATGTTTTAGTAGTGTGTGTACGATAATATTACAGATGATAGGGAGTGAAGTGATATTTAAGTACAAGGAACCGTATGAAATGTATTTTAGATGTGGCCCTGTGAAGAAAATTGAGCCTATAATACTATGGAAATCACCTAAAATTAAGCGTATCAGAGGCACAGTGGTGGTTAGAAACTTACAACCCTCACTAGGGAAAAACGCTATCATCGGTGCTAAACGTATTTTAGACCAAGTGTGTGATAACACTTGGATAGCCCTAAACACACCTCCAGGGAAGTTTAAACCTACACTACTCATCTCACTCATCGCAGAAGGCACTAAAAATTGTATCTTCACCTCGAATACACTTTCACATCCACTGGACATTAATGACAAGGTTGAGAGTGGTGACACAACTGATAGTGTTGATACCAATGAGAGTGTCAAGAGGAAGAGTATGAGTGGTAGTTTACTGAAGATATTAAACTTGGCTAAAAACAACACCAACAAAACTACTAACTCACATCCTACTGACCCTGGGAATCCCTCTGGGAATGGCACCGCTGCTCCTGTCGTGACCACTAAGACTGTGGAAGTAGTGGAGAAAGATGCCGAGGGAAGGCATTGCGGAATAATTGGTGAGTGTGAGAGGCTGGGAGAACAGTGTGCTTTTCGATTATGTAGTGAAATAGCACTGGATTCAGTAATTGACACTACACATCAGCATCTGTTACTTTATTTCATGGCACTGTCTGGCGATTACCAAGTCAGTCAAATCAGACTCTCGAAACTTAACCGTTACTCAGTACAACTTCTAAGGTTTGTAAGGAGATA